The following proteins are encoded in a genomic region of alpha proteobacterium U9-1i:
- a CDS encoding putative chaperonin, whose translation MSLVYAKTGQALQLGPELARGGEGAIYSITGVNDRVAKVYLKAPTDKKIAKLQAMTSTPADGLASIAAWPLDIVKDGAKVKGFVMPRLGSHKDVFELYSPKGRASAFPEADFRFITHVAGNTARAFAQVHAAGYVIGDVNHAHLLVARDARVSLIDCDSFQVKSAGQTLTCDVGQGLFTPPELQGVSFTGLERTANHDLFGLAVLLFHLLFMGRHPFSGVWNGPGDMPIERAIKEYRFAYGAAHVSLGMKPPPATVALQAMGPEVAALFERAFARNAVRPAASDWIAPLKTLESSLKQCGAVSAHHYPNQNASCPWCDIEKQSGVRLFGQRIVTAPGQTSVDVATLWRTIEQIAMPSADPPLPSAKPWTPPPGMAPTWLKQARVWTALIFAAGGLVGCANTPDGGVFLGGLGLFACWLIWPRPSPEKVRAATAATEQARSAWTQLESRWRREASVEAFSSLKVDLLAAKNELEGLPARRAREMAKLQREREAQQKRAYLDRFYIKDGRISGIGPSRVATLASFGIETAADVDRNRIMRLHGFGPSLCSALLDWRKGHEANFRFNTAAPVDPREVQRIDAELASRRTALVRQLQQGPTKLHYIKQTVEGARARLGPLLQQAWDAFQLAQAQQAAL comes from the coding sequence GTGAGCCTCGTCTATGCGAAAACCGGGCAGGCCCTGCAGCTGGGCCCAGAGCTCGCACGCGGCGGTGAAGGCGCGATCTATTCCATCACGGGCGTCAACGACCGTGTCGCCAAGGTTTATCTCAAAGCCCCAACGGACAAGAAGATCGCCAAGCTCCAGGCGATGACATCGACGCCTGCAGATGGCCTCGCCAGCATCGCCGCGTGGCCGCTCGACATCGTCAAAGACGGCGCCAAGGTCAAAGGCTTCGTCATGCCGCGGCTAGGCTCGCATAAGGATGTGTTCGAGCTCTATAGCCCGAAGGGGCGCGCATCCGCGTTTCCGGAAGCGGACTTTCGTTTCATCACCCATGTGGCCGGCAATACGGCGCGGGCTTTCGCGCAGGTTCATGCGGCGGGATATGTCATCGGTGACGTAAACCACGCGCACCTGCTCGTCGCGCGCGACGCGCGCGTCTCACTGATCGACTGCGATTCTTTCCAAGTGAAGAGCGCGGGGCAGACGCTGACCTGCGATGTGGGGCAGGGCTTGTTCACGCCGCCCGAATTGCAGGGCGTGTCCTTCACAGGCCTCGAGCGCACCGCCAATCACGATCTGTTTGGCCTGGCGGTTCTTCTTTTCCATCTCCTGTTCATGGGCCGGCATCCGTTCTCCGGCGTCTGGAACGGCCCTGGCGACATGCCGATCGAACGCGCCATCAAGGAATATCGCTTCGCCTATGGCGCCGCGCATGTTTCGCTTGGCATGAAGCCGCCGCCCGCGACGGTGGCGCTCCAAGCGATGGGTCCTGAGGTCGCGGCGTTGTTCGAGCGCGCCTTTGCGCGCAACGCCGTTCGTCCCGCTGCATCGGATTGGATCGCCCCGCTCAAGACGCTGGAATCGTCGCTGAAACAATGCGGCGCCGTTTCCGCGCACCACTATCCTAATCAGAATGCATCATGCCCGTGGTGCGATATCGAAAAGCAAAGCGGCGTGCGTTTGTTTGGCCAGCGCATTGTCACCGCGCCTGGTCAAACTTCGGTGGATGTCGCGACGTTGTGGCGGACGATCGAGCAGATTGCGATGCCGAGCGCCGACCCACCTTTGCCCTCGGCCAAGCCGTGGACGCCGCCGCCGGGCATGGCGCCCACGTGGTTGAAGCAGGCGCGGGTTTGGACGGCGCTCATCTTCGCCGCAGGAGGCCTTGTCGGCTGCGCCAACACCCCGGACGGCGGCGTATTCTTAGGCGGCTTGGGTCTCTTCGCGTGCTGGCTGATTTGGCCGCGTCCCTCGCCCGAGAAGGTGAGGGCGGCTACGGCGGCCACTGAGCAAGCGCGCTCGGCATGGACGCAGCTCGAAAGCCGTTGGCGGCGCGAAGCTTCAGTCGAAGCGTTCTCGAGCCTCAAGGTCGATTTGCTCGCAGCCAAGAATGAACTCGAAGGCTTGCCCGCGCGCAGGGCGCGCGAAATGGCGAAGCTGCAGCGTGAGCGCGAAGCGCAACAGAAACGCGCCTACCTCGACCGCTTTTACATCAAGGACGGGCGCATTTCCGGCATTGGCCCGAGCCGCGTCGCGACCTTGGCCTCGTTCGGCATTGAGACGGCAGCCGATGTCGATCGAAACCGCATCATGCGCCTACACGGTTTTGGGCCGTCGCTGTGTTCAGCCTTGTTGGATTGGCGAAAAGGCCATGAGGCCAACTTCCGATTCAATACAGCAGCGCCGGTTGACCCGCGCGAGGTGCAGCGCATCGACGCCGAGTTGGCCAGCCGTCGCACGGCCCTGGTTCGTCAGCTGCAGCAAGGCCCGACCAAATTGCACTACATCAAGCAGACGGTCGAGGGCGCGCGGGCGCGGTTAGGGCCCTTGCTGCAACAAGCGTGGGACGCCTTCCAACTCGCGCAGGCGCAGCAAGCAGCGCTTTGA
- a CDS encoding putative plasmid stabilization protein, with protein MSKPETEARPQTVVMIALSKLVQSDANVRRTDKRVDVESLAEDIAAHGVLQNLNVIDVGGGKYAVSAGGRRHVALKLLLKQSRIAKDYPVPCKIVSDEDASEISLAENVQRVAMHALDEAEAYETLFGEGSDADAISKRFGVTVRHVEQRLALAKLSPKVKAAFRKGEITLDAARAFCLTDDHAAHDAVLKTLSRPIQSAQSVRACLTQGRVPAHDRLARFVGLDAYAGAGGVLRKDLFENDVVFLDDGELLRRLASEKLDGLADAERKKGWGWTETHLGYARFEGCASERLRPTRRPLSDDEQAKLDAAESALEALDAGLEDADEDDPRWTERDRVEAEVDEIIGAAERWDADIIKHAGVVISVEHDGRASFAYGVIKRADLKAIQKLQRGDEKRVEGEADKDAEEAGQGDDDEPVGVRLPRGVVEALTTARTKALRQAVCESSHLALALLVYVLARQSVQAGRIDGVELSTAPVAFAEAEGVTEIRDDFVKLISGDEPDLERCLAQSTDVLLSALAAFVSETLDLVHPGVSPTDRTLQRFADQLASVVDLDMSKRWKADVAFWTQVPKAVTLAALATASKLADMSEKDRDAMLMAFGKMKKAELASAAAEALKDSDWLPDLLITPPRAGAFVVTAESKAALNGAAAA; from the coding sequence ATGTCAAAACCTGAAACTGAAGCACGGCCACAAACGGTCGTGATGATCGCTTTGTCCAAGCTCGTGCAAAGCGATGCCAATGTGCGGCGCACCGACAAACGCGTCGACGTGGAATCCCTGGCCGAGGATATCGCCGCTCATGGCGTGCTGCAAAACCTGAACGTCATCGACGTCGGGGGCGGCAAATACGCTGTCTCCGCTGGCGGCCGGCGTCACGTGGCATTGAAGCTGCTCTTGAAGCAGAGCCGCATCGCCAAGGACTATCCGGTGCCGTGCAAGATCGTCAGCGACGAAGACGCCTCCGAGATCAGTCTCGCTGAAAACGTCCAGCGCGTCGCCATGCACGCGCTCGATGAAGCGGAGGCCTATGAAACGCTGTTTGGGGAGGGTTCGGACGCTGACGCAATCTCCAAGCGCTTCGGCGTGACCGTCCGCCACGTCGAACAGCGCCTGGCGCTGGCGAAGCTCTCGCCGAAGGTCAAGGCCGCATTCCGGAAAGGCGAGATCACGCTCGACGCGGCGCGTGCCTTCTGCCTGACCGATGATCATGCCGCGCACGACGCGGTGCTGAAAACGCTGTCGCGGCCGATCCAGAGCGCACAGAGCGTGCGCGCGTGTCTCACCCAGGGCCGCGTGCCCGCCCACGATCGTTTGGCACGCTTCGTTGGTCTCGATGCGTATGCCGGCGCCGGCGGCGTGTTGCGCAAAGATCTGTTCGAGAACGACGTGGTGTTCCTGGACGATGGCGAATTGTTGCGCCGGCTGGCCAGTGAAAAGCTCGACGGTTTGGCGGATGCCGAGCGAAAGAAGGGCTGGGGCTGGACCGAAACCCACCTCGGTTACGCGCGATTCGAAGGTTGCGCCTCAGAGCGATTGCGCCCGACGCGCCGACCACTGAGCGATGACGAGCAAGCCAAGCTCGACGCCGCGGAATCGGCGCTCGAAGCATTGGACGCTGGCCTAGAAGACGCCGACGAGGACGATCCGCGCTGGACCGAGCGCGATCGCGTCGAGGCCGAAGTCGATGAAATCATCGGCGCGGCTGAGCGCTGGGACGCCGACATCATCAAGCACGCGGGCGTGGTGATTTCAGTCGAGCATGATGGACGCGCGAGCTTTGCCTATGGCGTCATCAAGCGCGCCGATCTGAAAGCGATCCAGAAGTTGCAGCGTGGCGATGAGAAGCGCGTCGAAGGCGAAGCCGACAAAGATGCCGAGGAGGCCGGCCAAGGGGATGACGATGAGCCCGTCGGTGTGCGTCTGCCACGGGGCGTGGTGGAAGCGCTGACCACGGCCCGCACCAAAGCCTTACGTCAGGCCGTGTGCGAAAGCTCGCACCTGGCGCTCGCACTGTTGGTCTATGTGCTGGCGCGCCAAAGCGTGCAGGCGGGACGGATTGACGGTGTTGAACTCAGCACCGCGCCTGTCGCATTCGCCGAAGCCGAAGGCGTCACCGAAATTCGCGATGATTTCGTGAAACTGATTAGCGGCGACGAACCAGATCTCGAACGTTGCCTCGCGCAATCGACCGATGTGTTGCTGAGCGCGCTCGCCGCCTTTGTCTCCGAAACGCTCGATCTGGTGCATCCGGGCGTCTCGCCGACCGATCGAACGCTGCAGCGTTTCGCCGATCAACTTGCCAGCGTTGTCGACCTCGACATGAGTAAGCGTTGGAAAGCGGATGTCGCTTTCTGGACCCAAGTGCCCAAGGCGGTGACGTTGGCCGCATTGGCGACGGCGTCGAAGCTAGCGGACATGAGCGAGAAAGATCGCGACGCCATGCTCATGGCCTTCGGCAAGATGAAGAAGGCCGAACTCGCATCAGCTGCGGCCGAGGCGCTCAAGGACTCTGACTGGCTGCCTGATCTGTTGATCACACCGCCTCGCGCCGGCGCCTTCGTCGTTACGGCGGAAAGCAAAGCGGCGCTCAACGGCGCGGCCGCGGCCTAA